Proteins encoded together in one Bombus affinis isolate iyBomAffi1 chromosome 2, iyBomAffi1.2, whole genome shotgun sequence window:
- the LOC126926019 gene encoding LOW QUALITY PROTEIN: uncharacterized protein LOC126926019 (The sequence of the model RefSeq protein was modified relative to this genomic sequence to represent the inferred CDS: substituted 1 base at 1 genomic stop codon), with the protein MSDHHGGKGYTPLPQNISNTDTEDEDDCLAQSNEIPKDHIDDTQLQSTTIHENGIYYPLDETRNLANRAKNGQNMLKYYRDDVPIMVVEGSDQNDLWKRHDMSPLXRFCLVASILLCVVTIVIFLYVLPCDNSMVCPSVNEPQSSISWDKTLQGIELHGPISIIHGNPSNLIFLVRGQRYRGNDTNDQGQISAEGGGIMSMQANSGLPLWLVSLKRPPTEIDCISVDTDRSGKPDCIVAGDQGLLASIEPIAGTIHWSSKIYTYEKLPLILPDIDSDKIEDFLSIEVATKNMPNLVLLSGGTGHLLGRYSPENCSSIDIDNHVLNDTVSYICYDSNRRSMIKTMTIKGLLHAMKLPEYKKLVMKQAMAFSTFKTLKYNNEKNNWGPTPYHYLSIENKGLCPGEFCTASVTLKLQKHGNQSKVIWNYIGPNSFVSKPAFLDISRKPYTFGFVIKFWQWTNSTSERTEKVSIVTERRLIERVLIVFVNYTDVQVKNANQTDIIQLCRNANCQPNLSLRARFNSIKIDYISEDDIPELITYWSSYDIEATKVLTSKVQVVKLDSLVMDLPHTGV; encoded by the exons ATGTCTGATCATCACGGTGGAAAAGGTTATACCCCATTACCGCAAAATATAAGTAACACCGATACTGAGGATGAAGATGATTGTTTGGCCCAATCAAATGAAATTCCTAAAGATCATATTGATGATACACAACTG CAATCAACTACTATTCATGAGAATGGAATATATTATCCATTGGATGAAACAAGGAATTTAGCGAATCGCGCAAAAAATGGTCAAAATATGCTTAAATATTATAGAGATGATGTACCTATAATGGTAGTTGAAGGCAGTGACCAAAATGATTTGTGGAAAAGACACGATATGTCACCCTTATGACGATTTTGTTTGGTTGCTTCTATATTATTATGTGTTGTAACAATAGTTATATTTCTATATGTTTTACCTTGTGATAATTCAATGGTATGTCCTTCAGTAAATGAACCTCAGTCATCTATATCTTGGGATAAAACTTTACAAGGAATAG aattacATGGTCCTATATCCATCATTCATGGAAATCCATCAAACTTGATATTTCTTGTTCGTGGACAACGATATAGAGGAAATGATACAAATGATCAGGGTCAAATATCTGCAGAAGGAGGAGGGATTATGTCAATGCAAGCAAATAGTGGTTTACCATTGTGGTTAGTTTCGTTGAAAAGACCGCCTACCGAAATTGATTGTATTTCAGTGGATACTGATCGATCTGGAAAACCAGATTGCATAGTTGCTGGAGATCAAGGCCTCTTGGCTAGTATCGAACCTATTGCAGGCACTATTCATTGGAGTTCCAAAATTTATACATATGAAAAACTACCTCTGATATTACCAGATATTGATTCAGACAAAATAGAAGATTTTTTGAGTATAGAAGTAGCAACAAAAAATATGCCTAATCTTGTTCTCTTATCTGGTGGAACTGGACATCTTCTAGGGCGATATTCACCTGAAAATTGTTCGTCCATTGATATAGATAATCACGTCCTTAATGATACTGTATCTTATATTTGCTATGATAGTAATAGAAGaa GTATGATTAAAACTATGACTATTAAAGGTTTATTACATGCTATGAAATTACCAGAGTATAAAAAATTGGTAATGAAACAAGCAATGGCATTTAGCACGTTCAAGACTTTAAAATACAATAATGAAAAGAATAACTGGGGGCCTACACCATATCACTACTTATCCATTGAAAATAAAGGATTATGTCCTGGAGAATTTTGTACAGCTAGTGTAACTCTAAAATTACAAAAGCATGGAAATCAATCAAAAGTAATATGGAATTATATTGGTCCTAATTCTTTTGTCTCAAAACCAGCTTTTTTGGATATATCCAGGAAACCTTATACTTTTGGATTTGTCATTAAATTTTGGCAATGGACTAATTCAACATCTGAACGTACAGAAAAAGTATCTATTGTTACAGAAAGAAGACTAATAGAGAGAGTATTGattgtttttgtgaattatacAGATGTACAAGTTAAAAATGCAAATCAAACTGATATTATTCAATTATGCCGAAACGCAAATTGTCAACCAAATTTGAGTTTACGTGCTCGCTTTAATTCAATCAAAATTGATTATATTAGTGAAGATGATATTCCAGAATTAATAACTTATTGGTCTTCATATGACATAGAAGCAACAAAGGTACTGACATCAAAAGTACAGGTTGTAAAATTAGATTCGCTTGTAATGGATCTTCCACATACAGGTGTTTAA
- the LOC126928682 gene encoding phosphatidate cytidylyltransferase, photoreceptor-specific has product MSDIRKRTIGDTSAETRDVSDDQKEDVESEDDAKLEVEELAKAIPQGTDHTPHILNSALSGLSDRWRNWVIRSIFTLFMIVGFCGIIYIGPLALMATTLVVQVKCFQEIINIGYAVYRIHGLPWFRSLSWYFLITSNYFFYGENLMDYFAVVINRTEYLRVLVTYHRFISFCLYIVGFVWFVLSLVKKYYMKQFSLFAWTHVALLIVVTQSYLIIQNIFEGLIWFIVPVSMIVINDVMAYMFGFFFGKTPLIKLSPKKTWEGFIGGGISTVLLGLLVSYIMCQYRYFVCPIEYSEALGRMTMDCEPSSLFQPQEYILPNSLQVVWKMFSGKSTITLYPFLLHSLSMSVFSSVIGPFGGFFASGFKRAFKIKDFGDVIPGHGGIMDRFDCQYLMATFVNVYISSFIQTASPQKLLQQVYNLKPEQQLQLFQTLKDSLQNRGLLNVY; this is encoded by the exons ATGTCGGATATTCGTAAAAGAACAATCGGAGATACATCGGCAGAAACGCGCGATGTCAGTGATGATCAG AAAGAAGATGTGGAATCTGAAGATGATGCAAAGTTGGAAGTTGAGGAATTGGCTAAAGCTATACCACAAGGAACAGATCATACTCCTCACATATTGAATTCAGCTCTTTCTGGCTTATCCGATCG ctGGAGGAATTGGGTAATTAGGAGTATTTTTACTTTGTTTATGATTGTTGGATTTTGCGGTATTATTTATATTGGACCATTAGCACTGATGGCTACA ACATTAGTTGTTCAAGTAAAATGTTTCCAAGAGATCATTAACATTGGGTATGCAGTTTATAGAATTCATGGTTTACCTTGGTTCAGATCTTTATCATGGTATTTCTTAATTACTtccaattatttcttttatggAGAAAATTTAATGGACTATTTTGCTGTAGTAATTAACCGTACA gAATATTTACGTGTACTTGTTACATATCatcgttttatttctttttgtctATATATTGTTGGTTTTGTATGGTTCGTACTATCacttgtaaaaaaatattatatgaaaCAATTTTCCTTATTTGCTTGGACTCATGTTGCTCTACTTATTGTCGTAACTCAAAGTTATCTTATAATTCAGAATATTTTTGAGGGCTTGATATG GTTCATTGTTCCAGTTAGTATGATAGTGATAAATGATGTAATGGCATATATGTTCGGTTTTTTCTTTGGTAAAACGCCTTTGATTAAATTATCACCAAAAAAGACTTGGGAAGGTTTTATAGGTGGTGGTATTTCAACAGTCTTGCTTGGTTTACTG GTATCATACATCATGTGTCAGTATCGTTACTTTGTTTGTCCTATAGAATATAGTGAAGCTTTAGGACGAATGACTATGGATTGTGAACCATCTTCTTTGTTTCAACCTCAAGAATATATTTTGCCTAATAGTTTGCAAGTTGTATGGAAAATG tttagtgGAAAGTCCACCATAACTCTGTATCCATTTTTACTTCATTCATTATCAATGTCAGTATTTAGTTCTGTAATTGGACCATTTGGAGGCTTTTTTGCTAGTGGTTTTAAGAGAGCATTCAAAATTAAG GACTTTGGAGATGTTATTCCTGGTCATGGAGGAATAATGGATAGATTTGACTGTCAGTATTTAATGGCAACATTTGTAAATGTCTATATATCTTCATTTATTCAAACTGCTTCACCTCAAAAACTTCTGCAGCAG GTTTATAACTTAAAACCAGAACAGCAGCTgcagttgtttcaaactttaaaaGATTCCTTACAAAACAGAGGTTTATTGAATGTCTATTGA
- the LOC126928704 gene encoding 40S ribosomal protein S10-like: MLMPKKNRVAIYEYLFKEGVMVAKKDYHAPKHPELECIPNLQVIKAMQSLKSKGYVKEQFAWRHFYWYLTNEGIEYLRGYLHLPPEIVPSTLKRQSRSETSRPRPTTGARSEASRPTEDRAGYRRGPGGPAGPGDKKADVGAGTGDVEFRGGFGRGKPQ, encoded by the exons ATGTTGATGccaaaaaagaatcgtgttgcAATTTATGAGTACCTTTTTAAAGAAGGTGTTATGGTTGCAAAAAAAGATTATCATGCACCAAAACATCCAGAATTGGAATGTATTCCAAATCTTCAAGTTATTAAGGCTATGCAG tCTTTGAAATCTAAAGGATATGTCAAAGAACAGTTTGCTTGGAGACATTTTTACTGGTATTTAACAAATGAAGGCATTGAATATTTGCGTGGATACTTACATTTACCACCCGAAATAGTACCTTCCACACTTAAAAGGCAAAGCAGATCAGAAACTTCAAGGCCAAGACCTACGACAGGTGCAAGGAGTGAAGCATCTAGACCCACAGAAGATCGTGCTGGATATAGACGAGGTCCTGGAGGGCCAGCTGGTCCTGGTGATAAAAAAGCTGATGTTGGTGCCGGTACTGGTGATGTTGAATTCCGTGGTGGTTTCGGTCGTGGTAAACcacaataa
- the LOC126928705 gene encoding bladder cancer-associated protein: MYCLQWLIPVLLIPKPVNPTLLQTHVMFMALYLIGFFLERKPCTVCSLVFLLAVFLICYSGIGNCFLWSTNCDTVRCDNS; the protein is encoded by the coding sequence ATGTATTGCCTACAGTGGCTAATTCCAGTGCTCCTGATACCAAAACCAGTAAATCCAACACTGCTGCAAACGCATGTCATGTTTATGGCACTTTATCTAATTGGATTCTTCCTAGAACGAAAACCATGCACTGTTTGTAGTTTAGTATTTCTTCTTGCAGTTTTCCTAATTTGTTATAGTGGCATTGGTAATTGTTTCCTTTGGAGTACAAATTGTGATACAGTGAGATGTGACAATAGCTAA
- the LOC126928673 gene encoding DNA repair and recombination protein RAD54B-like, translated as MYRNNLNKSFKPTLKYEQPVCAKSEKSLENTNVLTENSEQTFIRSTKKILNLLKEPIINHKEKKREDNASIKRKENNAIIVKESLSIITDSNTAIFNVVIGKKSMRKHKRWENDGTLEVTGKHAVLKDIEGNVIHKTTINPEVLVEGFRMYIDNKEIEIVDRATSKYMPNKFILEKVSEPPIKKLKTSSSNPYLPLKPLYKELKLRCCPLVMPSVNISKSWINHDMSENETEVFVDTCLVNVLRPHQRHGIVFLYECIMGLKVSNYFGAILADEMGLGKTLQCITIIWTLLKKGPYGYPILKYILIVTPSCLCNNWNKEFKHWLGFHRISPYVVDAKNKTKDFKKHIRNSVMIISYDMLTRCEQEVEEIPFNLIICDEGHRLKNNDIKAAKILHNLKCKRRIILTGTPIQNNLQEFFTLIDFVNPTILGSNSEFKNYYEKPIVASQCPTAPDHVVSLGTERANELREKTKCFILRRTQETINKYLPSKHELIVFCRLSIEQQDLYSQVTDSWFNKNPSNNNISHLTVITALKKICNHPELFYNEKTELFCIDSKGIHKTSNIKDSTKTVYYGKISIVQTLLRNLKKTEEKLVLVSYYTQTLDILETVCNREGLQFLRLDGSTTSNTRYKIIERFNSTNDNSKVFLLSAKAGGVGLNLPGASRLILFDSDWNPASDSQAMARIWRDGQKKDVYILRLLTTGTIEEKIFQRQISKASLNETVVDLNPSSSFKLSMSELKDLFTLAANTNCLTHDLMKCSCNGYKKSEETSEKLHQKGATGYQFLEDKTLKSNFTINQLLKWEHYQQPISDKIIQEIMLSEVSDNITFILKNSVVNRID; from the exons ATGTATcgcaataatttaaataaaagttttaaaccaactttgaaatatgaacaGCCAGTGTGTGCCAAATCTGAAAAAAGTTTAGAAAATACCAAtgttttaacagaaaattcagAGCAAACTTTTATTAGAAGCACTAAAAAAattcttaatttattaaaagaacCTATTATCAATCATAAGGAGAAAAAACGGGAAGACAATGCTTCAattaagagaaaagaaaataatgcaATTATTGTTAAAGAAAGTTTATCCATTATTACTGATAGTAATACAGC TATCTTTAATGTAGTAATCGGTAAAAAGTCTATGAGAAAACATAAAAGATGGGAAAATGATGGAACATTGGAAGTTACAGGAAAACATGCAGTCTTAAAG GATATAGAAGGCAATGTTATTCATAAAACTACAATTAATCCAGAAGTTTTGGTAGAGGGCTTTAGAATGTACATAGATAATAAAGAAATTGAG ataGTTGACAGAGCAACATCCAAATACATGCCCAATAAATTTATCTTAGAAAAAGTTTCAGAACCGCCCATAAAGAAGTTGAAAACTTCAAGTTCTAATCCATATCTTCCTTTAAAGCCATTATATAAAG AACTAAAATTGAGATGCTGTCCACTAGTAATGCCAtctgtaaatatttcaaaaagttGGATAAATCATGATATGTCAGAAAATGAAACAGAAGTATTTGTAGATACCTGTTTAGTAAATGTACTTAGACCACATCAACGTCATGGTATTGTATTTCTATATGAATGTATTATGGGCTTAAAGGTATCTAATTATTTTGGAGCAATTTTGGCTGATGAAATGGGACTTGGTAAAACATTACAATGCATTACAATTATTTGGACATTGTTAAAGAAAGGACCATATGGATAtccaatattaaaatatatattaatagtaaCTCCTAGTTGTTTGTGTAACAATTGGAATAAAGAGTTTAAGCATTGGTTGGGTTTCCATAGAATATCTCCATATGTTGTAGACGCCAAAAACAAGACAAAAGATTTCAAAAAACATATAAGAAACTCGGTTATGATTATTAGTTATGATATGCTTACCAGATGTGAACAAGAAGTCGAAGAAATaccttttaatttaattatatgtgATGAAGGACatagattaaaaaataatgataTAAAAGCAGCAAAG atTTTACATAACTTGAAGTGTAAAAGAAGAATTATTTTGACTGGAACTCCAATACAAAATAATTTGCAAGAATTTTTTACTTTGATTGATTTTGTAAACCCTACTATATTAGGCAGTAATtctgaatttaaaaattattatgaaaaaccTATTGTTGCATCTCAATGTCCTACTGCACCAGACCATGTTGTATCTCTTGGAACTGAAAGAGCTAATGAATTACGTGAAAAAACTAAATGCTTTATATTACGTCGTACACAAGAAACAATTAATAAATACTTACCTTCTAAGCATGAATTAATTGTATTTTGCCGTTTATCGATAGAACAACAAGATTTATATTCGCAAGTTACGGATTCATGGTTCAATAAAAATCCATCAAATAATAACATATCACATTTAACAGTAATAACAGCTCTAAAAAAGATTTGTAATCACccagaattattttataatgaaaaaacTGAACTATTCTGTATTGATTCAAAAGGCATACATAAAACTTCTAATATAAAAGATAGTACAAAAACAGTATACTATGGAAAAATTTCAATTGTACAAACATTattgagaaatttaaaaaaaacggAAGAAAAATTAGTATTAGTTTCATATTATACACAAACACTTGATATATTGGAAACTGTTTGTAATAGAGAAGGTTTACAATTTCTTAGATTAGATGGTAGTACAACAAGTAATACAAGATATAAGATTATAGAACGGTTTAATTCAACCAATGATAACAGTA aagtatttttattaagtgcaAAAGCTGGTGGAGTTGGATTAAATTTACCTGGCGCATCTCGACTTATATTATTTGATTCAGACTGGAATCCAGCATCTGATTCACAAGCTATGGCAAGAATTTGGAGAGATGGTCAAAAAAAAGATGTTTACATATTACG ATTACTAACAACTGGTACTATtgaagaaaaaatatttcaaagacaAATTAGCAAAGCGAGTTTAAATGAAACTGTGGTAGACCTAAATCCTTCATCTTCTTTTAAGTTGTCTATGAGTGAATTGAAG GATTTATTTACATTAGCAGCAAATACGAATTGTTTAACACATGATTTAATGAAGTGTTCTTGCAATGGCTATAAAAAATCAGAGGAAACATCAGAAAAATTACATCAAAAAGGTGCTACAGGTTATCAATTTCTAGAAGATAAAACGTTAAAATCAAATTTCACCATAAACCAGCTTTTGAAATGGGAACATTACCAACAACCAATTTCGGATAAAATAATTCAA gaaattatGCTATCAGAAGTATCTGacaatataacatttatattaaaaaattctgtaGTAAATAGGATAGATTGA
- the LOC126928697 gene encoding enoyl-CoA delta isomerase 2 isoform X2: MYKDLIKILHESIHNSTIYIVTLTGNGSFFSSGNDFKSSLTRQNQGDFDIESIINVFKEFIEMLIRYPKLLIAIVNGPAIGIAVTMLPLFDIVYAADSAYFETPFTRLGLSAEGCSTYTFPNIFGKSKASEMLYLGYKMSALEAKHYGFINEVYKDQNLDEVWTYLKKLTKLSLESISAIKCLVNRWNQDILLKVNEEEITELIKRLQSPDCIKRLISVILHKNKL, from the exons ATGTACAaggatttaataaaaattctacatgaatctattcataatagtactatatatattGTCACCTTAACTGGTAATGGAAGTTTTTTTAGTAGTGGCAATGATTTTAAATCTTCATTAACAAGACAAAATCAAGGTGATTTTGATATAGAAAGTATAATTAATGTCTTTAA agAATTTATAGAAATGTTAATTAGATATCCTAAACTTTTAATAGCTATTGTAAATGGTCCTGCAATTGGAATTGCAGTAACAATGCTTCCATTATTTGACATTGTATATGCAGCAGATagt GCTTATTTTGAAACACCATTTACAAGATTAGGCCTTAGTGCAGAAGGATGTTCTACATATACATTTCCTAATATATTTGGGAAGTCTAAG gcTAGTGAAATGTTATATTTAGGATATAAAATGAGTGCACTTGAAGCTAAACACTATGGTTTCATTAATGAAGTATACAAAGATCAAAATTTAGATGAAGTTTGGACCTATTTAAAAAAGTTGACTAAACTTTCATTAGAG TCTATATCGGCGATTAAATGTTTAGTTAACAGATGGAATCAGGACATTTTATTGAAAGTTAATGAAGAAGAAATAACTGAACTTATAAAACGTTTACAATCTCCTGACTGCATAAAAAGATTAATAAGTGTTATATTACATAAAAACAAACTTTAA
- the LOC126928697 gene encoding enoyl-CoA delta isomerase 2 isoform X1 has translation MLIMDNKNLSHILCSVDNGILNIRLNRPKNKNAITISMYKDLIKILHESIHNSTIYIVTLTGNGSFFSSGNDFKSSLTRQNQGDFDIESIINVFKEFIEMLIRYPKLLIAIVNGPAIGIAVTMLPLFDIVYAADSAYFETPFTRLGLSAEGCSTYTFPNIFGKSKASEMLYLGYKMSALEAKHYGFINEVYKDQNLDEVWTYLKKLTKLSLESISAIKCLVNRWNQDILLKVNEEEITELIKRLQSPDCIKRLISVILHKNKL, from the exons ATGCTTATAAtggataataaaaatttatcccATATTTTATGTTCGGTGGATAACGGAATACTAAATATTAGATTAAATCGaccaaaaaataaaaatgctaTTACTATTTCT ATGTACAaggatttaataaaaattctacatgaatctattcataatagtactatatatattGTCACCTTAACTGGTAATGGAAGTTTTTTTAGTAGTGGCAATGATTTTAAATCTTCATTAACAAGACAAAATCAAGGTGATTTTGATATAGAAAGTATAATTAATGTCTTTAA agAATTTATAGAAATGTTAATTAGATATCCTAAACTTTTAATAGCTATTGTAAATGGTCCTGCAATTGGAATTGCAGTAACAATGCTTCCATTATTTGACATTGTATATGCAGCAGATagt GCTTATTTTGAAACACCATTTACAAGATTAGGCCTTAGTGCAGAAGGATGTTCTACATATACATTTCCTAATATATTTGGGAAGTCTAAG gcTAGTGAAATGTTATATTTAGGATATAAAATGAGTGCACTTGAAGCTAAACACTATGGTTTCATTAATGAAGTATACAAAGATCAAAATTTAGATGAAGTTTGGACCTATTTAAAAAAGTTGACTAAACTTTCATTAGAG TCTATATCGGCGATTAAATGTTTAGTTAACAGATGGAATCAGGACATTTTATTGAAAGTTAATGAAGAAGAAATAACTGAACTTATAAAACGTTTACAATCTCCTGACTGCATAAAAAGATTAATAAGTGTTATATTACATAAAAACAAACTTTAA
- the LOC126928697 gene encoding enoyl-CoA delta isomerase 3, peroxisomal isoform X3 — MLIMDNKNLSHILCSVDNGILNIRLNRPKNKNAITISMYKDLIKILHESIHNSTIYIVTLTGNGSFFSSGNDFKSSLTRQNQGDFDIESIINVFKEFIEMLIRYPKLLIAIVNGPAIGIAVTMLPLFDIVYAADSAYFETPFTRLGLSAEGCSTYTFPNIFGKSKASEMLYLGYKMSALEAKHYGFINEVYKDQNLDEVWTYLKKLTKLSLELTDGIRTFY; from the exons ATGCTTATAAtggataataaaaatttatcccATATTTTATGTTCGGTGGATAACGGAATACTAAATATTAGATTAAATCGaccaaaaaataaaaatgctaTTACTATTTCT ATGTACAaggatttaataaaaattctacatgaatctattcataatagtactatatatattGTCACCTTAACTGGTAATGGAAGTTTTTTTAGTAGTGGCAATGATTTTAAATCTTCATTAACAAGACAAAATCAAGGTGATTTTGATATAGAAAGTATAATTAATGTCTTTAA agAATTTATAGAAATGTTAATTAGATATCCTAAACTTTTAATAGCTATTGTAAATGGTCCTGCAATTGGAATTGCAGTAACAATGCTTCCATTATTTGACATTGTATATGCAGCAGATagt GCTTATTTTGAAACACCATTTACAAGATTAGGCCTTAGTGCAGAAGGATGTTCTACATATACATTTCCTAATATATTTGGGAAGTCTAAG gcTAGTGAAATGTTATATTTAGGATATAAAATGAGTGCACTTGAAGCTAAACACTATGGTTTCATTAATGAAGTATACAAAGATCAAAATTTAGATGAAGTTTGGACCTATTTAAAAAAGTTGACTAAACTTTCATTAGAG TTAACAGATGGAATCAGGACATTTTATTGA
- the LOC126928701 gene encoding acyl-protein thioesterase 1 isoform X1, whose protein sequence is MTTVNPVVIAATARHTATLIFFHGLGDTGHGWASSMGAVRSPHIKVICPTAPTMPVTLNAGFRMPSWFDLRSLEPSGPEDEEGIRRAAEMVHSLIAEEVAAGIPTKRIVLGGFSQGGALAIYSALTFPEPLAGVIALSAWLPLHQKFPADAIGNKNTPLLQCHGDCDPIVPYRWGQLTASVLKQFMTQTEFKTYREMMHASCDEEMRDMKKFIEKVLKP, encoded by the exons ATGACAACAGTGAATCCTGTGGTAATAGCAGCTACGGCCAGACATACAGCGACA cTTATATTTTTCCATGGATTGGGTGATACAGG TCATGGTTGGGCTAGCTCAATGGGAGCAGTAAGATCTCCTCACATTAAAGTTATTTGTCCAACTGC GCCTACAATGCCAGTAACATTAAATGCAGGATTTAGAATGCCTTCTTG GTTTGATTTACGATCTTTGGAACCAAGTGGGCCTGAAGATGAAGAAGGTATTCGTAGAGCTGCAGAAATGGTACATTCTTTAATTGCAGAAGAAGTTGCAGCAGGAATACCCACAAAACGTATTGTTCTTGGAGGTTTTAGTCAGGGTGGTGCTCTTGCTATATATAGTGCTCTTACATTTCCAGAACCTTTAGCTGGTGTTATAGCTTTATCAGCTTGGCTTCCTTTGCATCAAAAATTCCCTGCT GATGCAATAGGAAATAAAAATACTCCACTACTACAATGTCATGGTGATTGTGATCCAATAGTGCCATACAGATGGGGTCAATTGACTGCATCAGTTCTCAAACAATTTATGACACAAACAGAATTCAAAACATATAGAGAGATGATGCATGCATCTTGTGACGAG GAAATGCGCGACATGAAGAAATTCATTGAAAAAGTTTTGAAGCCGTAA
- the LOC126928701 gene encoding acyl-protein thioesterase 2 isoform X2: protein MGAVRSPHIKVICPTAPTMPVTLNAGFRMPSWFDLRSLEPSGPEDEEGIRRAAEMVHSLIAEEVAAGIPTKRIVLGGFSQGGALAIYSALTFPEPLAGVIALSAWLPLHQKFPADAIGNKNTPLLQCHGDCDPIVPYRWGQLTASVLKQFMTQTEFKTYREMMHASCDEEMRDMKKFIEKVLKP, encoded by the exons ATGGGAGCAGTAAGATCTCCTCACATTAAAGTTATTTGTCCAACTGC GCCTACAATGCCAGTAACATTAAATGCAGGATTTAGAATGCCTTCTTG GTTTGATTTACGATCTTTGGAACCAAGTGGGCCTGAAGATGAAGAAGGTATTCGTAGAGCTGCAGAAATGGTACATTCTTTAATTGCAGAAGAAGTTGCAGCAGGAATACCCACAAAACGTATTGTTCTTGGAGGTTTTAGTCAGGGTGGTGCTCTTGCTATATATAGTGCTCTTACATTTCCAGAACCTTTAGCTGGTGTTATAGCTTTATCAGCTTGGCTTCCTTTGCATCAAAAATTCCCTGCT GATGCAATAGGAAATAAAAATACTCCACTACTACAATGTCATGGTGATTGTGATCCAATAGTGCCATACAGATGGGGTCAATTGACTGCATCAGTTCTCAAACAATTTATGACACAAACAGAATTCAAAACATATAGAGAGATGATGCATGCATCTTGTGACGAG GAAATGCGCGACATGAAGAAATTCATTGAAAAAGTTTTGAAGCCGTAA